AAATATAGCGATACAAACCAGAACCCGGTCAAAAAAGCCCCTAAACAATCGCACCTAGCGgccatgtacatatataatacatacacagtatagtatagtatagtataatATAGTATAGACAAGAGGTGGTGTTGGAGCAATGGGGGGGTTGTGGAGAGACACGACTCATCGATGCGTGTGAGAACAGGAACGTCGAGCTGCGCGATCTTCGCATATAAGGCCTGCGATTGAGGCGAACAAGTCATCAGTTGCATCGAGTCTGTATCAGCAACCCATCGAATCAAGCAGAAAGCAAGATGCGTCTAACACTTCTGGCCCTCATCGGCGTCCTGTGCCTGGCCTGTGCCTACGCCTTGGATGACTCCGAGAACAACGAGCAGGTGGTCGGACTCCTGGACGTCGCCGACCAGGGAGCGAACCATGCCAACGACGGAGCCCGAGAGGCGCGCCAGTGGGGCTACGGCGGccgaggaggcggaggatgGGGTGGCCGTGGAGGATGGGGCGGTGGCGGATGGGGCGGCCGTGGTGGCGGATGGGGAGGTCGTGGTGGCGGA
This sequence is a window from Drosophila teissieri strain GT53w chromosome 2R, Prin_Dtei_1.1, whole genome shotgun sequence. Protein-coding genes within it:
- the LOC122614567 gene encoding neuropeptide-like protein 32, which codes for MRLTLLALIGVLCLACAYALDDSENNEQVVGLLDVADQGANHANDGAREARQWGYGGRGGGGWGGRGGWGGGGWGGRGGGWGGRGGGWGGQGGWGGRGGGWYGR